One stretch of Burkholderia pyrrocinia DNA includes these proteins:
- the ctaD gene encoding cytochrome c oxidase subunit I → MPYAHTDHVPQSFWTRYVWSQDHKVIAVQYALTAIAIGLVGMVLSDLMRLQLGFPGKFSFIDANHYYQFVTMHGMIMVIYLLTALFLGGFGNYLIPLMLGARDMVFPFLNMLSYWVYLLAVLVLTASFFVPGGPTGAGWTLYPPQAILPGTPGVEWGIVLMLVSLAIFIVAATMGGLNYVTTTLQARTRGMTLMRMPLTVWGIFIATIMALLAFPALFVSAVMMLLDRILGTSFFIPAVVSMGQTLKHAGGSPLLFQHLFWFFGHPEVYIVALPAFGIASDLISTHARKSIFGYRMMVWAIVVIGALSFVVWAHHMFVAGMNPYFGFFFATTTLVIAIPTALKVYNWVLTLWRGDIHLTVPMLFAIGFISTFVLGGLTGLYLGNVSVDIPLSNTYFVVAHFHMVMAVSPILVVFGGIYHWYPKVTGRMLNDTLGRAHFWITFVGTYAIYFPMHYLGVLGMPRRYYAYEGYSFIPHSAQTLNTFITVVALIVAAAQLLFLYNLAWSLVRGKRADGNPWRATTLEWQTPQTPPVHGNWGAALPVVYRWAYEYSPPGHKEDFVPQNQPPATAPEPAAHPTLQPGEARE, encoded by the coding sequence ATGCCCTACGCGCACACCGACCACGTCCCGCAAAGCTTCTGGACCCGCTATGTCTGGAGCCAGGACCACAAGGTCATCGCCGTGCAGTATGCGCTGACCGCCATCGCCATCGGCCTGGTCGGCATGGTGTTGTCGGACCTGATGCGGCTGCAGCTCGGCTTTCCCGGCAAGTTCAGCTTCATCGACGCCAACCATTACTACCAGTTCGTCACCATGCACGGGATGATCATGGTGATCTACCTGCTGACGGCGCTGTTTCTGGGCGGCTTCGGCAACTACCTGATCCCGTTGATGCTGGGCGCGCGCGACATGGTGTTCCCGTTTCTCAACATGCTGAGCTACTGGGTCTACCTGCTGGCCGTGCTGGTGCTGACGGCGAGCTTCTTCGTGCCGGGCGGGCCGACCGGCGCGGGCTGGACGCTGTATCCGCCGCAGGCCATCCTGCCGGGCACGCCGGGCGTGGAATGGGGCATCGTGCTGATGCTCGTGTCGCTGGCGATCTTCATCGTCGCGGCAACGATGGGCGGCCTGAATTACGTCACCACCACGCTGCAGGCGCGCACCCGCGGCATGACGCTCATGCGCATGCCGCTCACGGTGTGGGGCATCTTCATCGCGACCATCATGGCGCTGCTGGCGTTTCCGGCGCTGTTCGTGTCGGCGGTGATGATGCTGCTCGACAGGATACTCGGCACCAGCTTCTTCATACCGGCCGTGGTGTCGATGGGGCAGACGCTCAAGCATGCCGGCGGCAGCCCGCTGCTGTTCCAGCACCTGTTCTGGTTCTTCGGGCATCCGGAGGTCTACATCGTCGCGCTGCCGGCCTTCGGCATCGCGTCGGACCTCATCAGCACGCACGCGCGCAAGAGCATCTTCGGCTACCGGATGATGGTGTGGGCCATCGTCGTCATCGGCGCGCTGAGCTTCGTGGTCTGGGCTCACCACATGTTCGTCGCCGGCATGAATCCGTACTTCGGCTTCTTCTTTGCCACGACCACGCTCGTCATCGCCATCCCGACCGCGCTCAAGGTCTACAACTGGGTGCTGACGCTGTGGCGCGGCGATATCCACCTGACCGTGCCGATGCTGTTTGCCATCGGCTTCATCAGCACCTTCGTGCTGGGTGGGCTGACCGGGCTCTATCTCGGCAACGTGAGCGTGGACATTCCGCTGTCGAACACGTATTTCGTGGTCGCGCACTTCCATATGGTGATGGCCGTGTCGCCGATCCTGGTGGTGTTCGGCGGCATCTACCACTGGTATCCGAAGGTGACGGGCCGCATGCTGAACGATACGCTCGGGCGCGCGCACTTCTGGATCACCTTCGTCGGCACCTATGCGATCTACTTCCCGATGCACTATCTCGGCGTCCTGGGCATGCCGCGGCGGTATTACGCGTACGAGGGCTACAGCTTCATTCCCCATTCGGCGCAGACGCTCAACACGTTCATCACCGTCGTGGCGCTGATCGTTGCGGCGGCGCAGCTGCTGTTCCTGTACAACCTGGCGTGGAGCCTCGTGCGCGGCAAGCGCGCCGACGGCAATCCGTGGCGGGCCACCACGCTCGAATGGCAGACGCCGCAAACGCCGCCCGTGCACGGCAACTGGGGCGCCGCGCTGCCCGTCGTCTACCGCTGGGCTTACGAATACAGCCCGCCGGGGCACAAGGAAGACTTCGTCCCGCAAAACCAGCCGCCTGCGACGGCGCCCGAGCCGGCGGCCCATCCGACGCTTCAACCCGGAGAGGCACGCGAATGA
- a CDS encoding cytochrome c oxidase subunit II: MALAIALILIIVLAVGFHFASPWWITPIASNWVRMDDMLTITLVITGAFFIAINLFIVIALVRYRHRSGHRAAYEPHNRRLEWWLIGLTAVGVAALLAPGLFVYADYIRPPRNVLQMEVLGQQWQWRFRFAGPGGKLGTTDVRYIGNDNPFGLNPGDPNGRDNYLIEAPEVHLPLNRPIQVLARSRDVLHDFYVPPFRARMNMVPGMVTTFWFTPTKAGRYDILCAQLCGIGHSGMRGVVVVEDEASFSRWLAQQTTFAQRQQARVQAAAAATGGSAQALADQGKTLAAAKGCVACHTVDGSPRVGPTWKGLYGKTETMADGSTAKVDEAYLRAFIRDPKARVVKGFSPVMPTFDLSEQELTALVAYIESLGGPAASSATNP; encoded by the coding sequence ATGGCCCTTGCGATTGCCCTGATCCTGATCATCGTATTGGCGGTGGGGTTTCACTTTGCCAGTCCCTGGTGGATCACGCCGATCGCGTCGAACTGGGTGCGCATGGACGACATGCTGACGATCACGCTCGTCATTACCGGCGCGTTCTTCATCGCGATCAACCTGTTCATCGTGATCGCACTGGTGCGCTACCGCCACCGCAGCGGGCATCGCGCGGCCTACGAGCCGCACAACCGGCGGCTGGAATGGTGGCTGATCGGCCTGACCGCTGTCGGCGTGGCGGCGTTGCTGGCACCGGGGCTCTTCGTCTACGCGGACTACATCCGGCCGCCGCGCAACGTGCTGCAGATGGAGGTGCTCGGCCAGCAATGGCAATGGCGCTTCCGCTTCGCCGGCCCCGGCGGCAAGCTGGGCACGACGGACGTACGCTACATCGGCAACGACAACCCCTTCGGCCTGAACCCCGGCGACCCCAACGGCCGTGACAACTACCTGATCGAGGCGCCCGAGGTACACCTGCCGCTCAACCGGCCGATCCAGGTCCTGGCACGGTCGCGCGACGTGCTGCACGACTTCTACGTCCCGCCGTTCCGTGCGCGCATGAACATGGTGCCCGGCATGGTGACCACCTTCTGGTTCACGCCGACCAAGGCGGGGCGTTACGACATCCTGTGCGCACAGCTTTGCGGTATCGGGCACTCCGGCATGCGCGGTGTGGTGGTGGTGGAAGACGAAGCGTCGTTCTCGCGCTGGCTCGCGCAGCAGACCACGTTCGCGCAGCGGCAGCAGGCCAGGGTGCAGGCAGCAGCAGCCGCTACCGGCGGCAGCGCCCAGGCGCTTGCCGACCAGGGCAAGACGCTCGCGGCGGCCAAGGGCTGCGTCGCCTGCCATACCGTGGACGGCAGTCCGCGCGTGGGCCCCACCTGGAAAGGCCTGTACGGCAAGACCGAAACGATGGCCGACGGCAGCACCGCGAAGGTGGACGAAGCCTATCTGCGCGCCTTCATCCGCGACCCGAAGGCCCGCGTCGTGAAGGGCTTCTCGCCCGTCATGCCGACCTTCGACCTGAGCGAGCAGGAACTGACCGCGCTGGTGGCCTACATCGAGTCGCTAGGCGGTCCGGCCGCCAGCAGCGCAACGAATCCCTAG